Sequence from the Fusarium oxysporum Fo47 chromosome VI, complete sequence genome:
GACGCTGCATCCTTGGTGTTTGAACAGGAACCCACATGAATCCGGGACCGTTCTCAGGGGCCATGGACGGATCGTGAGGTGGAGCTGCGGGTTGTGACTGAACGGGAGGTGCTGGCTTGCTGACATATCCACCCAAGAAAAAGTTGTTCGCGAAGGCGCAGAAGATAAGAACAGCAAAGAAGAATCCCTGTGAAGTGGTTAGCTTGGCGATCAGTAGTATGCTGCATGAGGTACCCACCCAAGCCTTGAGGTTCATTGCTTCGGAAAACTCGTTGATGATCTCGGCGATTTGCTTCGCGGTCACCTTGACCCTCATGATAGCTTCAGGGTTCTGTGTCATGCATTCAGACCACTCCTCGCATGCCACTCTGAGCGCGGGACGGTCGTTCTTAGCGCATCCGTTGATACTGTACTGAGTTTGGCATTCCGTAATTCTTCCCATGATCTCGATTCGTGCCATCTCGTTTGCATTTTCGATATCCGTTTTCACTGTGCTTACAATGGACCAGCCAATGTAGACAAAGACTGATACCAGGAAGAAGTTCACAATCAACTTGACCCATCTGTAAAGATTGTCAGGGGCATTAGGGTGTTCGTCCAACATATGCAACAGAGATCCCAAGAAACCCCTTGGCGCTTCCTTtgttgccttcttcttgccacGAGTTCGTCTCGGCGCGATGCTATCTTCCGAATCGGAGTCTGACTCTGTCCAGCGGTGTCGAGTTATGCTGCTGACATCTCTATCGAGATTATGTCTCTTTCGCTTGCGAATAAATTCTGATACAGAGAGGTCTCGAGTCGCCCGTATTTCGCCTCGACCTGGTGTATGCTTTTTGCTTGAGAAAGGAGTCTTGCTGTAACGAAAGGACTTGTCGATCTTGGAGGGACTCGTCATGCCACTCATATTGAGATCGCTCATCCGGTCCGCCTCAGGAGTATCGTTCGGGAAGTCAGAAACTTCTGTCAGGGCAGGGCTATCTTCTGCGCCTGAAGCTTCAGACAGCGCAACGTCATCAAAAGGTCGTCGGGGTGTTGTAAAGGCAGGGTTACGGAAAGCTGGCGCGGCAGCTCTCGATGATAATTGAGGAGTAAAAGAGGATTGCGGCGGTTTCGTTTTTGAAGGTGTCCCTAGATTTGCGAAAGGATTTGGTCTTAAGCTCGATTTCGAAGGGGAGCCAAAGACTACGAGTAATGGTTAGCAAAGAGCTGCCAGACATCGTTGATGATAGAAGCTACAGCTACAACTGTGACGCCGGTAAAGGTAAACTTGCCATTCTGTGAGTTACTTTTCGCTGCATGTGTAAAAGGACTTGTGGGATCAAAAGGGCCACTGTTCTGGTACTCCCAGTCCATAGGACCTTCGTAAGTTCGACGATCCATAATCGATGATAGCTACTGAATAGCTCGAATGTTTACGGTATAAGGTTCGCCAGATGGACAGAAGTTGGGGTTGACGTTGGAACAGCTGTAGTGACTGAAAGCAGCTGCCAGATTCAAGCCATCAAGTATTCTTCAATTCATCCGTGGCAACCAAAAAGGCCAAAGTAAACAAAGGGTGCGGGTCACCTGCCTGAGGTTTCCAGGTGGAGCTTCACGATTATGTCAGCGAACAGGGGTCGCGCCTCGCACCTGTGGCGGCTCTAGCCAGACAAAGAAAGTTGAAGGTTTGCGAATTGTCAAATCTTTCCATATTCACAGCTTTCGACGAGTCTTAACCAACAAAATTTCACGCACCAAGCTCTCGAAGCCTCTGAAGCGCTGTGAATACCAAGTTTCAACAAGCGATAAAGAACTCCCAGAGCGATCTCGCACGATCGACGACGCGACGCCATGTCGGAAAGGGATTCCCCAATTGGCGAGCACGCCAATGAGCCTGTCAACGAcggccaagaacaagaatatGAAGATGCTGTCGCCGCCGCTGATTCTGATCGCGACTCGGATGCGCTGTCCGAGGTAGACGAGGATCAGTTCGAGGATTACGACCCCGAAACGGCCAACATCGAGGACCGCCCCGTCGACATTGACGAAGATGTTGCTCGCACATTGAAAGCTACAAAGCGAAAGCGCGCAGATGGAGAGGCCCCGAAGAAGCCACGCGAAGGCCGCCGAGATAAGAAGCGCCGAgatcgagatgaagatgttgatatgGATAATGCAGAGGATGGGGGCAAAAAGTCACGACGTTCAAGACGCGctgctggtgatggagagCGACGTCAACGTTCTAAGCCTGCTAGTCCAGAGCcagagaaggaggagaacTTGACACCGGCGGAGCGAAAGCAGCGAGAGCTCGACCGAATGATAGATGCGGCAATCAAGAAGCCAAGCGGTCTCAAGCGcaggaagaaggatgagattgTAGGTTTCAAATTGCATATGCTCAAGTTCTTCCACTAATTTCTTTTTACTCAGGATCTTGAGGACGAGATTGATGACCTTCTAGCGGATCTCAAGGTACAGATGGAGCAGGCTTGTCAGGCTGATAACCAAGCTCGCGAGGCCGGCCAACCAGCTTTGCACAAGCTGAAGCTTCTCCCCGAGGTCACCGCTATCTTGAACCGAAACAACGTCCAACATGCCGTTCTGGATCCCGATACGAACTTTTTGCAGCACGTtaagttcttcttggagCCTCTGAACGACGGCTCTCTTCCAGCGTACAACATTCAACGTGACATTTTCAACGCTCTCGCCAAGATGAACATCGAGAAAGAGGCACTCCTCAGCAGCGGTATCGGAAGAGTGGTGGTGTTCTATACTCGTAGCAAGAAGCCCGAACCCAGTATCAAGAGAATTGCTACACGACTCCTGGGAGAATGGAGTCGACCTATCCTGAAACGAACCGACGATTACAAGAAGCGCCAGATCGAGACCCGTGACTACGATTATGAGTATGTATTCTCTTGCGGCTTGTTTCTTACACGTGCTAACTTTGATGCCAGATCTGCCAAGATGGCACAACGCCAGAAGACCAGCTCTCAATTCAGTCTTTCCCAGCGTCCTGCCGTCAACGCCAAGGATGCTGAGCGCGAACGTCTACTGGCCCCATCGCGAGGTAACAACTCGGCGCGTATGGTCAACTTGCCTTCGAGCTACACTGTTGCTCCCCAGAGCACCTTCATGGGCTCGCAAAACTCCAGCCATCGTCCCcttggtgctggtggtatGGAGGCTTTCCGCAAGATGGCtcagaagagcaagaagcgGGCTAACTAAGGCTAAAATTCACGGTTGGATTCTCTTCGGAGCTTCTTGGAACGTACTATATTCAGGCGAGCATGACGGTTGCAAGCTATTAGTTGAGACAGAAGATGGTTGACGCACGCGGGTTCTGGGTTTGGCGTTCTCGGCGTTCACataataggctattaaaCACATCAAAATCGGAGCTCTCATGGTGGGCTAACGCGAACTACTTTTTCCATATCATCCTTGTTTGTGACTCTGATACTTGTGATGTGAAACGTGGTCGTCCCGTGCTCTTGAGACACCAGATGACATGGACGGTTGGCTCCCACGTGGTGTTGGGGATGTTCAGTCGCTAAACAAATGCTAGAAAGGTGAATGTAGTTGACATGGTAGGATGATTGACCCAATCTTGAAATCTTGCATTCTTCGTGGCAACCTCGGTTCATGCTTGTGAGAGCACCTCTTCTGTGACTCTGTCATCACTTGCAGAAGCGTTGCCCACATGGCTTCAACCTTAGAGTTTAGCTCATGTAAGTGGAACACAGCCAGGCCTTACTCAAAGCATAACATCCCAGATCCCCGTGTAACGGAGTACAGTCCTAAAGTACTCAAGTTGAACAAGTCTATTTTCTCACTGGATGTATTTGAAATATGGCGTTTCACGGCTGGGCTTTCGGGAAGTCTTCCTTGGTAAGTCCCTGGAGCGGTGACGTCAGATTCGGGCATTGAAGCCCAAAGATTTTGGTGGTTGGAGAGGCTGGAGTTGAAATTCAATGCCTTATGAATGCGAATACGATTTGGGGTAGGTATAGCGAAGAAGTCAGCAACACAAGGGACATTGTAGCGGTAATATAGTAATatcaacatgaagctgaACGGAGTATTGATATCTTCTGAATTAATAGTTAACTCGCCGCATCCTTGCAGAAGAACAACCTGGAGAGCCCTGCTCATGTTGTTCAAGTACCTCACGGACGTGGGGTACTTTGGAGGAATGGCGTCAGACTCTCGAAATCTGCGAGTGAGAGTGCCGATTTAGCGCGTATCTTTTTGATAACCGATACCTTCTCCAAATGCCACTAGCTGTGTGTCTCAACCCAAGCTTTCGATTTCAGGCACAGGGGGTTACAAGACCAGAGATCAAGTTTCTCTTGTGGGATCCAATGCTAACGAGAAGCTTCCTCTCGTGCGTCGTCATAATCCTGTCAGTGAGACGTTAGGCTGCTTCAGGGTCGTGGTGAACGATATCCACATACATCGATGCATCTCGTAGAGTGCCCGCCTTTGAGTATCGTCGTGGTTGAGGTCTCAGTCATGTCTTGTCTTTCGTTCATCTGGATCTGGTGTTTTCAGATGAATCTCTCAAATCCAAACTGAATGTAACCTATCACTATATGCTTGTGGTAACACAAGAGGATGCGCTTTCGGTGTCTTTTCTTTACGCTAGAAATTAGATCGCAAAATTTGAGGATACTAGCCTGCACTTGCACTTGTAGATacctgacctgacctgacctgGCCTTACAAATGATTGCAGAATCTGTTGGCTGCAAGAACCTCACCAACCTTCCTCATCAACCCGGACCCTGGGCTGGCTTCTTCTAGCTGCCCCTCCTCGTCTCCGACTGattatattcttcttccttcttcctcgttTCTTCTCCAAGCAAGTTTGTATCTATCAAAACATCTACACAAGCCGTCGCAAAGTCATTACTCGGACAACCAGATTACGTTCAAGTATCCATATTACAGCGTATTAGCTTTAGCTTACACTGGGACCAATTCACCAAGCACAATCACTCACTGTGCTTGATTGATCCCAGTCACCTCAGATTGCGCCGCCACTAGGTTATTACTGCGCAACATCTTTTGGTTCGACTTGTAAAAGATCTACCTTGACGCCACTGCCGCCCCACGACCGCAATTATCCTACCGTGCTCATCTCCCCGATCTATTCTTCTCCTGACTCTGTCCGGCATCTTCAACTGTCTGAGCGATTTTGATAATTCTTGAGAAAGCATCTCCgcgaaagaaaaagaacagaAAATAACCCCACGTCCATCGAGCGAGCACTTACAAGCGCCCCTCTTCCCCCACTTCATCTCGACATCATTTCTTACCGACGCCCAAAAGAACCCAGAAGCTGTCGCATCCGACATTACGATACACCCATTGACGATTTCACGACTCTGATCATTTACGACCTGGCGACACAGACGCCAGATACATCTCGACTTGTCCCCAGAATACAGATCCTGCACTGTCGCGCACAGGCAGATTTGACGAATACACCACAATGAACGGCACACAATCCCCCGACGCCCAAAAGGCATCAAATGCCAACACCAACGGtagcaacagcaacaataGCAGTCTTGCGGCCAAGAAACGCAAGAAGGACTTGAAGCCGATAATTACTATGGAGGGTACAAACCAACCAGCTGGGTATGTATAAAAACGTTTCTTTTCTGGTCTTTTGAGTTCTGGTCGCACTTTGTTTTGGTTGTCTATACATACAGCTTCGCATTCTTTCTCCGTGTTTTATTTTGTTGCAACCGCATCGCCCTACACAACCTTGATTTTGGGGAACTTCTTGGTCGCACATTACTTTGACATTCACCTCGAGACCGCTGGTTTTATGGATCGCCTGGCACCATCCCAAAATCTCCAAGGCGCCGCTAGTCCGATGTCGCCAACGACCCTGATACAACCCAACTGCTCTAGCTACATTTCAGATTGCTGCGGTTATGAGACCAGATCCACAACTTCCATGTGCCTGTTTATGAAGGAAACAGATAATGGTTTCAGGAAAGATCAAGCATCATTCCATTCATATCGCCAAAATGGACACTCAACAAATATGGCGCGGCATTGCATCACCCTACAGAACCATTGAGGGCAGATTGAAACAAGTGTGGACACTGCTCACAGTGGCTGTTCTGGAGCTTGGGGCCCGCGTGCTTGGGCGTTGATAGGAGGATACGACCCCATAAGTCTTGGGCATTCATCAACCTTGGATTACTCGATCGATCACTGGGTCCTCTGTACCTGATTTTGGTCTGCCCTGGAGGTGGTGCAGTCAGTCACTTGCCCATGGCACCTCTGATTGTGCCTGAAGCTTCTGTTGGCTGATGCAtgtggaggaggatgagaacgtgatggtgatggttgtGCTCATGCTGTCTGATGCGATACCACCTGACTAGGTTGTCCTCCCTTTGCCATCACTTTGCATTCTCTATTGTCGCTCCCTCTCTTTGGACCTCGCTTGGCGAGCTGGATATTCGAGCCTTGAGCTCTCAAAGACCCTTTATTCGCCGGGCGGGACGCTCCGTGTTGCGCCGCGTGCCAGCCATCCCATGGTCTCTAGCAGGGCCCTAGAAACAGAAAGCCAAGCGACTGCAGATCCGCAAGAACGCTGAGCCCAGAGTCAAGAAAAGCGAAGCAAATCAAaaccaaagacaaagagcaCGCCCCCGAGCCCAGTCGACCTCTAATCTCCATTAATTTCTCCCTCGACTTGGCCTCGCCTGTTTTTATATCATTTTCTCCTTTCTCCTGTTTTTGGCTTTCACTCGGGCCTTTATGCGCCCCAGCTTGCAGTCAACCTCAGCCGTTACCATCGTGCACCAGAAGTCTttgtcatcttcgtcatttTCGCCAGATCCTTGTTCTCTCCATCACCTTTCCTTATCCCCCGCTCATAAACCGCCACGCCG
This genomic interval carries:
- a CDS encoding Di-sulfide bridge nucleocytoplasmic transport domain-containing protein, producing MDRRTYEGPMDWEYQNSGPFDPTSPFTHAAKSNSQNVFGSPSKSSLRPNPFANLGTPSKTKPPQSSFTPQLSSRAAAPAFRNPAFTTPRRPFDDVALSEASGAEDSPALTEVSDFPNDTPEADRMSDLNMSGMTSPSKIDKSFRYSKTPFSSKKHTPGRGEIRATRDLSVSEFIRKRKRHNLDRDVSSITRHRWTESDSDSEDSIAPRRTRGKKKATKEAPRGFLGSLLHMLDEHPNAPDNLYRWVKLIVNFFLVSVFVYIGWSIVSTVKTDIENANEMARIEIMGRITECQTQYSINGCAKNDRPALRVACEEWSECMTQNPEAIMRVKVTAKQIAEIINEFSEAMNLKAWGFFFAVLIFCAFANNFFLGGYVSKPAPPVQSQPAAPPHDPSMAPENGPGFMWVPVQTPRMQRHMLLDDGTDTDSTPPPKMKTILAPPYTPSLRRSPSKTDRGRSPVKNRSPSKGHREPFA
- a CDS encoding uncharacterized protein (expressed protein) is translated as MPFGRRGIVCRSLWCIRQICLCATVQDLYSGDKSRCIWRLCRQVVNDQSREIVNGCIVMSDATASGFFWASVRNDVEMKWGKRGACKCSLDGRGVIFCSFSFAEMLSQELSKSLRQLKMPDRVRRRIDRGDEHGRIIAVVGRQWRQGRSFTSRTKRCCAVIT